The sequence CAAATGCCAGCCATAATGTGGGTAAGGCAAACAGGAGTGGGCTGCTTTTAAATCACAATTGTAATGAGGGCCAACATGAGGAGTCTTTGGACCAAACAAATTAAGCGCCTAGGAAGgaaggattggattgggcttcCATGAAGTCTGGCGATATATTCATTATGGGCTTGTGTACGCAAAGGCCCAAAGGGgaaattaaaacaagaaaaagtaaattttcGGCTTAGAAACAAATTAAACTGGACAAGGAAAATAATAAGAAGGAGGGTGGCAATGGCATACAAGGAGAGGTAACGGAAATGGAGGTCGTGATGAGGATTGAAGATGATGGAGTGGGAATGAAAAGAAGGGTAAGGACACCGTTGAATGAAATACTAGACAATGGGATGACAGGGAAACGGTCAAAGGTAGAAGGAGAGGTTTTGACTCTCAACAAGCTAATGGCATAGCAACTTGGAGCAGCGGAGGCTGTTGGACGGCCCCGCCGGGAGCCATGAGTTCGATATGTTGGAACTGtcaggggcttgggaacccctGTATAGTTAAcactctccaaaaaaaatttttggaggAAGATCCCATTTTGGTCTTTATAATTGAGACTAAGTTTGAAGTATTAGAGATGGCAAGTATCAAAAGGAAATTGGAGCGGCAACAGGGCTTGGTGGTGCCGAGTGTTCGACGCAGGGATGGCTTGGCACTTTTATGGAAAAGCTCTACGAGAGTGGATGTTCAGACATACTCTCCACGCCATATTGACGCCATTGTAACTGAAGAACAAGGAAATAAGAAGTGGCGGTTCACGAGGTTCTATGGCAATCCGGAAACAAGCAAAAGAGAGGAGTCGTGGAAACTGTTGGAACAACTAAGCAGGTCTTGTGATCTTCCATGGCTATACATGggggatttcaatgaaataatGCACTCCGGTGAAAAAGAAGGTGGCGGTGCACGTCCAGAGGGATAGATGAGAAACTTTCATGAGGCGGTAGACAGGTGTAACCTGAGGGATATGGGATATATTAGTCTAGATTTTACGTGGAGCAGGCAGTTGGGATCGCGAGGTTGGGTTCAGGAGAGGCTAGACAGAGCTTTTGTGTCCACAAATTGGGCTTCGTGTTTTCCACAGACAAGGCTTCTCCACGTGGCGACGTCGGCATCAGACCATTGCATGCTAGTCCTTAAGACAGACAGTATCGGTTGGCACAATGTTAGGCGGCCAAAACTCTTCAGGTTTGAATCTATGTGGCTGAGGGATGATAGGTGTGATGAGATAGTAACAATGGCTTGGGAGAGAGGGGTGCATGAGGGGTCAAAATGGCCGTTTTCAAACTGCATAGAGGAGTGTCGTACTTCCTTAGTGTCTTAGAACAAAAACACGTTTGGGCATGTGGGGAGGAAAATATCCTCTTTACAGAAAAAGCTTCAATACCTGGTGGAGAGGAGAAGCAACAATGCGGTCATGGAGGAAATCCAAGAAACCAAGATGGAGTTGAACAAAATGCTAATGGTAGAGAAGGACATGTGGCACCAAAGGTCGAGAAATTGCTGGCTGAAGTTAGGGGACCGTAATACATCTTTTTTTCATACAAAAGGATCGAatagaaatcaaagaaacatgATCTAAAAAATCATGGACTCTAATGGTGCTTGGCAAGATGAAGAAAGGAGGATAGGCAGCATTTTTGTGGAGTATTTTGAGAAGCTTTTCACGTCGTCGCAACTGGTCGTAAGCAATGAGATGCTTGATGCTTTACATACTAAGGTGACTGATAGAATGAACTCCATGCTCATCCAAGACTTTCAAGCCCACGAAGTAGAGAAAGCATTAAAACAGATGCATCCAATGAAGGCACTGGGACCTGACGGTATGCCTCCATTATTTTATCAGCATTTTTGGCCTACTGTAAACTCTATTGTTATTCAAACCGTTCTTGGTTTCCTTAACCATGGAATAGCACCTCCTAGATTTCATGAAACGCACATTGTGCTCATACCAAAGACTAAGGACCTAGCAAGTGTTATTGACTATAGATCGATAAGTTTGTGTAACGTGGTCTATAAGTTAGCATCCAAGGCAGTGGCCAATAGGTTAAAGGTGGTCTTATGGGACATTGTAGGTGAGAACCAGAGTGCCTTCGTTGTGGAGAGATTTTTCACGGAAAATGTGTTGGTAGCTCATGAATTAATAAACCATGTCAACaggaaaaggaaagggaagACAGGTGAGATGGCGTTGAAACTAGACATGAGTAAAGCATATGACCCGGTGGAGTGGGAGTGCCTGCAACAAATAATGAGGAAGCTTAGTTTTCATGATAAATGGACTAGGTTGGTTATGAGCTATGTGTCCTTTGTAACATATGTGGTGCGGGTCAATGGAGTTCCTCATGGACAGATTTAACCTACACGTGGACTGCGTCAAGGGGATCAACTGTCACCCTACTTGTTTCTTATTGTTGCCGAAGGTCTGTTTGCCATACTACACAAAGCTGTCCGAGAAAAGAAGTTGAGGGGCGTTGTAGCTTCGGCAAGGGGCCCAAGAATATCACACTTATTCTTCGCCGACGATAGCCTCATCTTTGGAAGAGCCACTACAATGGAGTGTAATGAGATATAGAGGATACTACAAGTTTACGAGACATCATCTGGACGACAACTGAATTGGAGTAAGACATCGTTGTTTTTCAGCCCTAACACGAAAATGAGCACGAAGGAATCAATTAAAGCCATGTTTGGCACACAAGTTATTCAAGCACATGAATCCTACCTAGGTCTCTTGTCATTGGTAGGCAAGTCGAAAAGAAATACATTTGCTCAGTTGAAACAAAGGGTAGCAAATAAGGTCTCGGGCTGGAAAGAAAAACTTCTATTTAGTGCCGGGAAGGAAGTACTGATCAAGGTAGTGGCTCAAGCGGTGCCATCATACACCATGAGTTGTTTTAAGCTCCCAAATAAGCTGTGTGATGAACTGACAGGTTTGGTGAGACAATTCTGGTGGGGACAGGTGAGGGATGAAAAAAAGCTAGCTTGGATGAGCTAGGAAAAGATGTGCTTACCTAAGGAGAGAGGTGGGCTGGGGTTTAGAGATCTTAAAACGTTTAATCTTGCTCTCTTAGCAAAGCAAGGGTGGCGGTTGTAGACAAACTCATCTTCATTGTTTTACTGTGTGTATAAAGCCAACTATTTTCCTAGGTGTGATTTTGTGGATGCAGAATTGGGTGGACAACCATCTTATGCCTGGAGGAGTATTCATGCAGCCCAAGCACTGGTGCGAAGGGGCCTGAGGTGGCAGGTGGGTAATGGGGAAAATATTAGAATATGGAGGGATAAATGGCTTCCTACACCAAAAACGTACAAAGTAGTAACACTCGAAAGAGGCAACACACGGTTAACAATGGTCTGTGATCTCATAGACAATGAAAGCAAGGAGTGGAAGGTCGACGTGGTGCACTAGAATTTCTTAGCTTACGATGTTGAGGCGATTTTAAGCATTCCGTTAAGTGTTAATGGCGCTCGGGACAAAATAGTGTGGCCAGAGAATAGGAATGGGAGATTCTCAGTAAGGAGCGCATACAAGGTGGCCATGGAGGACGGTTTGGAGGGTGAGGTAGCAAGTTGTTCTAGTCCATTCGAGTTGAGGAGAGTGTGGAAAGGTTTATGGGGAATGAATATACCAAACAAAGTAAAACACTTTGCATGGAAAGCGTGTAGAAACATTTTGACTACTAAAGAAAATTTACGTAAGAGAAATATCACAAAAGATGGTCTTTGTGACTACTGTGGGGCCCATGCGGAGACAGTCAACCACCTTTTCTGGCACTGTGAACATGCCAAAGATATTTGGTCTTCAAGTAAATTGTCCTTACCTTTTAAGGTGCTACCATCGTGGGATTTCATGGAGTTAATGTGTTAGGCGCAGAAATGGAGTGACCTTTTGCTGGGTTTGGTGGAGCAGACTATAATGATTTGCTAGGGTATATGGAAAGATCAGAATGAGATATTTCATGGAGGTAAGGGTAGGCCTGGGAAAGCTGTGGTACATAGTGCTTTAATGCTCCTGGATGAATATCAGAGTGTAAATGAAAGTCTCGAAGCTGCTCAGGAGAGTACACTTGTGACAGTAAAGTGGAGCCCACCGTTGGAGGGATGGTACAAGGTCAGCGTTGATGGCACCGTGTTCACTAAACTAAAGCAAACGGGGATCAGAGTTATTATTAGAGATGACACAGGGGCGGTGGTCGTTGTGATGAGCAAGAAGATAGCAGTCCCATTAGGAGCGCTGGAGACAGAAGCGAAAGTGATGGAGACAGGAGTCCGTTTCGCTGCGGAAGTGGGAATACGGGATGCGATCTTTGAAGGAGATTCAATCTTGGTGTACAACGCAGTGCATGGCTCACGCTTTGCATCTATGGCGATCCAAAATATTGTCACCGGTATACTCCGTCAAGCTCAAGGCTTTAGAATGTTCACTTTCTTGCACGTTAAACGGTAGGGGAATGTCCCAGCCCATGTACTAGCCCAGTATGCAGGCAACGTTGAAGACTATGTCACCTGGCTAGAAGAATGTCCTAGCCATATTGAATCTGTTTGTGCCCAGGATGTACGTGGTTTCtaattttctgaaaaaaaaagttttagtcttcttatcaaaaaaaaaaaaaaaaaacttattgatacttattcaataattttaaaattatacaaatcctaacattgttATCTAAAAcgaaataacacaaagataagtaaaacaaatacacaagttttatttctacacaatatcaacatcccaaaatataaaacaaaattacaaatgacttattagATAACttatttgacaaagaataaaaacatataagaaatttacaatcttgaaaattaattttataatctattatcaattgtggttgagactctatttcaatttgagatatacattaaaatttgattgtttacttatttatatatggtttcttttatgaatatcatatcattgttaagcaacacacactttaggaaatatcataatttattttgaaaagccgtttattttgaacataaattgttaaaaaataggtctaaacattcataatttatactgatttgatactttggctttattattttcacacttgtgaatgtttctcacatatgtctataattttaaatctatgtttttaactctactgtaactagattatcttggcatgtactttgctatttgatatctaaaaatctttactcattaaaGAATGCTCAACTattcatctttcaattaatttgcatgcaattaTGTAAATGTCttaattgtttccttaaaactcacaacaaacaattaaatcaatattgttttaattttttttttaaccaaaaaaaaaagtttttaaaaatagtttggGTCAGGTTGGGTCGCATAGGTCGGGTCACGGATCAACCTATTTTTGCTTCGGGTCAAAAAATTCGAGTTCAAGTCATGTATTtttgggtcgggttgggttaggtcagaaaattctgacccatTTTGCCATAGATTACCATTCGGTTTAATAACTAAGTCACATGTTACATTAGTGGGAGTTACGTAGAATTTAAATGTGATATATTAATGTTAATATATAATTCTCTAATTTTGTagatttaatttataaattaatttttattttttacaatacaaGTTATCCTCAAATCAAACCTACGAGCTGCGTGCCTGTGAGTGGGCTCGGTTCTAATATTCTTTGGACCAAGAGGCACAAAGTACGTACTATATATTTGGCTTTTTAAATTAATGCTGTTGTGTAATTGAGCCTTttattggatatttttttttgagggacaGCCTTTTATTGGATATGAAATATCACTTTTACCATACTTGTGATTTTATTGTATGACCATGTGTATTTTTGTGAGTTATAGCTCTTATTAATATGCTAAAACACCATAGTTATTCTTTTGTCATTGCAAATAggttatataaattaaaaaatatattattcttaaaaaaaaaaaaaactaaaaaatatatataataaaaaattcatccaTATGCCATATTGAGTTATGGAGgcacatattattattattattattaaatttttgctAAAACACATGGAGGTACATAGATCTGCCTTACTATTAAACAGCCAAGTTGTATTATGATGTGGAATTATTTAGATGGAtgcaaaaactaaaattaaaaaaaaaaaaggagaaaaaaagaaccaTTTCACTCAAGGGTTAATTATTTAGTACCCCTACAAATAATGTAGCGTCggttattttaatttgaaacaaACCCACAAGCCTAAGCTTGGGTCCCAAACTCTCAATATTAAATAGAGTTGCTTGTTAGTTCATTTGTGTGACTCCCTGTGCTTGAATCAATGGCTTCCTTGAGAATTATATTCCCAGTTTTTACCCTCTTGTTTTTGCTGTTCACGTCCGCCGAAGCCAGAGAGTTCTCGGTTGGAGGCAACGGTTTATGGGCAGCTCCATCGCCTTCAGTGTCTCTCAATCAGTGGGCAGAGACGCAGCGATTCAAAATTGGCGATACTCTTAGTAATCCTCTATCTCAATTCTTAGTAACTTCCAATAATGCTAagggcaatttttttttttcataaataattttataattactGAAGTGATCGATTATGAGTAATAGATACAACTAACATTTagactcacaatttttttttttttatcactcacTATCAACCacttcaaaaattgtaaaattagttgtaaaaaAAGTTGTATCCGTGCATTATTAAATAACTTTTCTTGATGGATTATAGATTATGTAATCCTCCCTATAATTTGGAGGTGATTTTAAAAAGTCTTAATTAAAACTTAAGCTTTCCAAATGCTTCAATTTAGACATAAAAAAGAGGCTTCCATATAAATGACATATATTACTTTGGCACCAAAACAAATTGTACAAACTATAAAGAtaactttgaaaaagtccaacaaataaataaagtttaacaaagatgtgataattttttttcccaataaaatACCACGTGATGTTTATATTACGGGTCTTTTGGtactcaaaaatcaaataaatgttgTGCAATTTACTTTCATTACTTTCAAATTTTAGTTAACAATAATACTCTAAGGAggagaatttaaataatttaaatagtctAATGTTttaactaatttctttttttggaattgattttgaaattacCTCCAAATTATAAGGAGAATTGCTGGATAAAAGAGAATGGAACTTCCTTTCTTTCTCCGGACATTGTCACATGCAAAATTTTATCATGCACATCTTTCTACTAATTTCTCCAATTTAATGAGTTATTCACAGTTTACCAATCTGAATTAGTTCAAGTTGAAAGGGCAGAAATTTGAATGATGTGTCGCCGGCACAATGGCCATTCGCAAGGTTGTCTAAATTGGGATCCTATGTAGGATCGTGGAAAGTAGGTGGGATCGTAGATTGTAGAATCAGACCGTGAATTATAAGATTCTagatattttcatatttaaagcaaaaaatacattgataatgactttatatgttgaataatcacgtaaattgtgaatttaaccataaaaaacaaagatttgcATTATATGATGCAATTTGCATGTCATATATCGCTACGTCTatactaacaaaacaaatatatttaagttttgacttaatgtatctaaaaagttaattaaatgtttaattagcaaccaaataccaaaatatttatcaaaacatatggaaatattttccaaattctaagttccaagttccaagtttaaaatccaaaataagttatcaaatggaaactagctaactaaaatatgaaatccaaaagcaagATGCATATTAAAGTGAagtgaacatttaattattccCATTCTAGAGTTCTTATAACCACCGTCCTAAtcatcatctatgtagacatGGTATATTTGCATACTAAAGTTGCAAAAGAGATCAAAATACAACTTCACAATCAACTATTTAAGTTATACCACTCAGGAATAATTATAGAGCATgctcaaaaaaaatcaatcaatcaatatacaaatacaagcataccaataaaattgtatataagaaaaaaattttagtaatattaaaacacaaattagtgtattgatcaaacaaatttaacaatattataGCTTAAAAGGTAGCAAAGCCAAAATAAATTCTTCATTTGGAAATGATAAAGCATTCCTTtattttgattacaagtgaactaGAAACTCGAAAATATTTACTTAGATTaacataattatataaaaataaataaaagtcataCCATCAtaacatagaaaaataaaaacccttaaaacttcatcaaaaccaaaaatttatcccattaaaaaaaaaaaaaaaaaaaaaaaccaaaaacggATGTTTTGGTAGGATCAGTAGGATCCCATACGATCCTACGATTTGATACGATCTTACACGATCCTACATATGATCCTACCATTTTTATGATCCTAATGAGATTCTAAACGTTTTAGTGAGGTGGGatgggatcgtaaaatcgtgcgATCCTATGATCTAGATCGCGATTTTGGCAACCATGGCCGTACGATTTGTT is a genomic window of Quercus lobata isolate SW786 chromosome 2, ValleyOak3.0 Primary Assembly, whole genome shotgun sequence containing:
- the LOC115969340 gene encoding uncharacterized protein LOC115969340 — protein: MVFVTTVGPMRRQSTTFSGTVNMPKIFGLQGIWKDQNEIFHGGKGRPGKAVVHSALMLLDEYQSVNESLEAAQESTLVTVKWSPPLEGWYKVSVDGTVFTKLKQTGIRVIIRDDTGAVVVVMSKKIAVPLGALETEAKVMETGVRFAAEVGIRDAIFEGDSILVYNAVHGSRFASMAIQNIVTGILRQAQGFRMFTFLHVKR